CATAAAACTTCTAAACAACCATAAGCAAGTACAGAAATACTAGATAGTGACAGGACACAGCAAATGAATGTAATAAGAATTACAAACCGCTCTCTAATGCAATCAAAGCAGAAAAACTCCTTGTTACAGCTAGAAACCATTCTTATAAGATTCACCGATTCACTGGACGAGATTCACCGATTCACTTCTCTGGCACAAGTGACACTTGACACTTCCTCTCAGTATTTACCTTCTTCAAGCTTGGTCCATAAGGCACAACCTAAACAAAACAGTTAGTtcaaaattgacaaaaaaaaacacagaaaatCGATAAATAGAGACAATTGAAGCAACCCACTTGCAACCCTATCAACATTCTTGGACCTGAAGTTTCGTGGCGTTACAGCTACAACCCTATTAAGATCAACACCAACATTCACATCACAATGAGAGCTCACATTGTTATAATCAAGAGGTGTTGAAGCTGATGATATTTCCATAACACCATTTGGTAACTCTCTCCTTAATTCTCCTTCATTGAATTCAACTTCTTCTactttcatctcttttttcttcttcttctttttcttattctcattattgttcttttttctcttctcaaCTTCTCTTTCCAAAACCATTCTTATAAGATCCAATTGCGAATCACATTGCTTAATTGCCTTCTTCCTAACCGGAACAGAACCAGAACCCGAAGTTGAATCGGTTACCGTAACCGATTCCGAACTCTCTGCGAGCTtcaccttcttcttcttgttcttcctcAGCTCCATATTCAGCTCCCTCGGTGCTCTAGCTTCCGCATTATCGACTACAACAGTTTCTGTAGCTTCATCGTTGTTCTTACGCTTTCTCTGAAGCTTCAGAGATTCAGGAACTTTCTCTCGGTATTGACGATGCTTACCTTGAAGATAGTGAACAACGTCTATGAAGATCCAGGATGGGTGTATTGCAGTGATTGCTGAGACCAGTGCACTAGTTAACAAGcagattgaaaagaaaaaataattataccaTCTGAAGACGAGAACTTaccaataaatattttcattgtAGCCAAATTCAACCTGATTGATTTGAATATCAGAAATATTTTTCCCTGTTACAGAACATGGCATCTAAGATACATTTGTAACAAACAAAGCTGCTTTGGAAAACATCAATGTTAGAGGAATGAAAAAAAACTACCTTTGATTTTTGCTTCTGTTTCTAGCTCAGTTTCTAGGTTTTCACTTATTCGCTTTAGTACTGGAAGGAGCATGCAGATCAAATAATGAAAATGGAGTATTCTATCAACTCTACTTTTACCAGATAAATAGGACTGAAATAACAGGGCAAAAACGGAGGTGTCAGAATATGCTATTAACAAAACATTGGTCAAGTAGAAAAGCACAAATGTTTGATGCCAGACCTTACTTTCACTGTCGTTACATTGGTCTTCCAAGCAGACCTTACAAGTGCAAGTTCCTTGACAAACTGGGCACGCCTTCTTAACTTCTTTTCTAGTGTCAAACGTCTCATGTTTTAATTCTAAATTCAAGAGAAACAGACTACATAAATCACATTTATGAATTATCTTAGCACAAACCATCATTGGCCCAACTTGTATTACTAATTTCTGCAAATTGCGAGagaaaaaaatgacaatttctgttttcatttttaaatttcatgatTTTCTTCTTAACTTCTGCTGACAACGATGATCATTCCACTCATCTCTCTTAAGTCTTAACAACATAAAAAAGTACCCAACCTCTATGTTTTTGGCATATTAAATCGTGCTTTTCAAAATTTAAGTTTCTGCATTGCCCCAAAAGAATAACACACAAATCCCTAAACAATCAAATCAACAGGTTTTCGAATAAAGTCAAATACCCAACAACAAATGACGAGAATTCCGACCAAGTAAGAAATTCAGCACAACATAAAACTTCTAAACAACCATAAACAAGTACAGAAGTACTGGATAGTGACAGGACACAGAAAATGAATGTAATAAGAACTACAAACCGCTCTCTAATGCAATCAAAGCAGAAAAACCCCTTGTTACAGCTAGAACACTGGACGAGATTCACCGATTCACTTCTCTGGCACAAGTGACACTTCCTCTCAGTATTTATCTTCTTCAAGCTTGGTCCATAAGGAACAACCTAAACAAAACAGTTAGTtcaaaattgacaaaaaaaaaacacagaaaatCGATAAATAGAGACAATTGAAGCAACCCACTTGCAACTTTCCAAGAGCAACCCTATCAACATTCTTGGACCTGAAGTTTCGTGGCGTTACAGCTACAACCCTATTATGATCAACACCAACTTTCACAACACAATGAGAACTCACATTGTTATAATCAAGAGGTGTTGAAGCTGGTGATATTTCCATAACACCATTTGGTAACTCTCTCCTTAATTCTCTTTCATTGAATTCAACTTCTTCTACTTTCATctctttttacttctttttcttattcttcttattctcattattgttcttttttctcttctcaaCTTCTCTTTCCAAAACCATTCTTATAAGATCCAACTGCGAATCACATTGCTTAATTGCCTTCTTCCTAACCGGAACAGAACCAGAACCAGAAGCTGAATCGGTTACCGTAACAGATTCCGAACTCTCTGCGAGCTtcaccttcttcttcttgttcttcctcAGCTCCATATTCAGCTCCCTCTTGCAAAACCAAAGAGAAAACAactaatcaataaatatatgcTCTCGGGATCGATAAAAGAAATaatgaaacaaaaagaattGAACATCTCCACTTAAGACAGAAAGGTTAACAAGGTTGAGGAAAATAGTTTTAAGAAAAGCTATGaataaagaaagaagagtaGCAAAATTCTCCAAACCAAGTCCCTGAAGTGGAGAGGATCCAATCTCCATTGGCACAAGCTTGTTTCTACAATttcaaaacaatacaaaaatcaGAAAACAATCATCATTACTAACCTACCATTGGAtaacataaactaaattaaatcaattaatcaaagaaagagattcaacaaataatataagaaaaccTTTTTATTCGCGTTAACTGCTGCTGCTTGAGCATTGGCAAGTAGTTGTGCACAAAAACTCCAaaaagaatcatcaaaatcaataggGAATCTTAAAATCAGAGAGAAAATCACAAAATCAGAGAGAATGTGAGAGAGATCGGGAAAGAACCTTGTGACAGGGCGATTTGGCTTGACTTCAACACCTTTTAGAGTGACAACGTTTCCAATATCAAGAAGTGCTCTTCGGTTCCTTCCTTCACCTGCGGCACCATTCTTTTTCACCTGTTTCCTTCCAAACACAAAATCCAGAAAAAAGATCAAGACCCTTTTGTTGGATTTGGGATAAAACCCTTAAAACGTGAAACTAAAGTTCCAATCTTGGAACAAAACATTGAACCcagaaaaattaatgaaacatcAAATAAAATTCCGATCTTGGAACAAAACATTGAACCCCAGAAAAATTAACGAAACATCAAATAAAGTTCCAATCTTGGAACAAAACATTGAACCCtagaaaaattaatgaaacatcAAATAAAGTTCCAATCTTGGAACAAAACATTGAACCCcagaaaaattaatgaaacatcAAAATTAGTAAGATGATTGAAGAAAACACGCACCTTTGGGTTGTTGTTGAGGAACAATTCTTGAAGCCATTGCAAAACTCTTGTTGTTGTCGTTGTTGATTTTGTGTATGATTGATTCTTGGTGGTAGAATCAAAGAGTGTTGTTCTTTTCTGTGATTGTAGAATGAATGAATAGTAACGAGAGAATGAGAATGAAAAACCCTCTTTTTGAAACAAAGAGTCCAAAGAAGTGTGATTGTGTAAAATTCTTGATATCTGCAATCTGAGAAAAAGCATATCAATACATTTATAACAGACGATCAGTGAAAAAGGAAACAAAGAAATAGAagcaaaaccctaaaatcaaccTTTCACAACGGATCAAAAAATCAAGAAAcatgaaaaatcaaattttagaatcaaagaaatcaaaatcaagaAAGACATGTTCAAAGTTGAATTCGACTTATCTGGAGCTGTATCAAGAATCGCAAAACCAACCAGGATTCGACTTATCTGGAGCTGTATCAAGAATCCCAAAACCAGCCAGGATTCGACTTATCTCGctgcaaaattgaaaatatagaaCGCTTAGGGAAACTTGTTGGATTGATGAGGTTTATATAGGAAGCAGAGGAGTTAGGATAGACGGCTACGATTATGCTGATGTGGATATTTTGACGGTCATGATGCAGTTAAAATATAGCCGTTGACACGTTAGCCTAAATAATAAAGGCGGTGTGTGACACGCTGTCTCCGCAGTAAGCAAAAAAATATGTTAGATTACTTATCAAAAAAATCAATGCTATATGTCTAAAAGGTATAAATCGTAAATATTTGAATGAtatcatttaaatttaaatatattaatcttttcaaaaaaaattaaatatgttaatagagtttaaaaaatgagtttaattgttgtacactgtcagtgtaaagattttttacacatgtatcgaatgatgtgttgccacatcatttaatgaacatgacacatcatgtgtttttaaatatcatatataatgtgttggtatattattggacgcatgtgtaaaataattttacaccgacggtgcatataaattaaattcttaaaaatatatattaatatagatTAATTTCACACTGACAACTAATAAGAATAGTTTAATTGTTCAtgtcatattaaaaaaaataagttaagtGAAGATGACATGTCGAAAAATATGATTGTGATTGATTGACtatgtaaatttattttattgttagtgttatatttatttttctcatattaATATCAATCGGTACAACGAGGAATATTAACGGAAGGTCAGAATTCAaactttgaattttaattttgtacccttatgaaaaatggtttcttttttgactaaataaaaggtattcattcatttaaattgataagagtacatcgatgcaatacaaattctaaatcgctaaaaacaaaaaggatgaatctacGAACAAACTCATAGCATCTGTATGTTGCATACCACACATTTGTGCACTGTCATGGTTCACTACTTAATTACAATATGAACTAGGTGAAGGGGGTTCGTACCTAAGTAAAGAATGATAGTTGTTTTTAATCCATGTTGTTATTTCATCAGGGGTGTGTGACAGGTGAAAACATTGTCATTAGGTTAAAAACTATTACACGCTACGTAACCAGCGAACTTCATTCACTACCTAAATAGAGATCAATTATTTTGGTTATTTTACGGGGGCGCGCGAGAAATAATGAAGGGCACGAAAATAAAAATCCAAGTTAGAGTCCTTCCATCACTCCCcataactttttaaattcacTATTCCAAGTTAGTAGTCATTCCATCACTCCCCATAACTTTGCTAAGCTGCCCAAGAATTTACTAAGGCCACATTCAGTCACCGTTTTTGTCTCTTTATGATACCACCACACCCCGCACAAATGCCACCATTTACTTGCACATCCGTATTAAGGGCCACCCAACAAAATTATCACCACATTCCTCTCTCTAATTAGGCCATTGTCATTCACTCTCATTGTTGCTTTCTTGTATTGATCAACCTGATACTTTGGCATCAGGGGCGGATGCAAGGTTATGGAAGGAAGTATCAtgcttataattttttgaacaaaCCTCATTAGACATGTAATCACACATTCAAACTAGTAGCATGATAGTGTATGTTATTTGTTCTCCCTATCTCTCCATATGAATAAAcgtttaaaaataattgttaatattttttttacaaaattattatttatttaagttaATAAAAGTAAGAATAAACTGTTAAAATCAATTGATCAGACCTTAAACTGTTCTTTCGTGGAACTActtaagaaaacaaattatagaagGTTAAGATTGTAAATGAGTAAATTAAATTGTTGCTTAAAACGACTCTTCTTTGAACCTATCACGCAAAACACACTCAGTCGTTTTAATTTTTCCCAAAACTTGCAAAAAgtacattaattttttctttctaaatggAGTATGTAAAACGGCGTTAAATATTCACTGAAGTAAAGACTTAATTAGTAAGTGTCATTTTAATTCATAACAAGGACCCTTACCTTGGTCCTTCTAGCTACTCGTGAGTACTACTTTTCTTCGTTACTTCTTTCCTTTGCTTAATACTTCTTTACAAAGTAATCCATTAAACTCATATTATTATCTCCTCAGAAATAGCTCATTTAATTCACTATAGTTTTCTTTTAGTCCTTTAAAATGTAACTCAATTTACTAGTTGATTCgatggtgattgacgctgaacttggtaggaatgATCACAGTTTGATCACTGCAAATGCGATCGAGGGGGGActtgaaccacttgatgtcggaactgacccccgaaccagattcaaccggtggtgaaagccaaaaataaaattaaaaaaaatgtaacttgATCATATTGGTCctaaatgtatcaaaattgcTAACTCGGAGTTATGGTTAACAGAACTTATGTAGATGTAAGTAGAACTTTACCACTAGAGATCATtcatgtaaatatatatatggcCCAAAATATACTTTACCACTAGACATATTTCAAATGGATGTTTTCAGACGACACAATTTATCTGGACGTATACTTTCATACAGTACAAAATATGTGTTggaattacatatatatatatatatatatatagaattcaAAAATCTCACTTAAGTCACAACAAGAGCGAGCGAAAGGGATGACTCAACTCAATGTGTCAACCCCCAAAGGAGTTTTTTTATTGCGCCTAGAATATAATCCTTAATTACGTGTCATACGAACCATAAGGGCAAAATAGGCAATAATTCTATAGCCAACAAGCATTGCCACCAAGACAGCAACATACATACCTTGTTTATCAAGACCAATATGCTTAATTGTAGGATAATTCCCAACTAAGCAAGTAACATTTTCACCACATGAATAAATGTTATCATCCTTGAACTGTGACCCCAACAAGAGCTTATTGTAATAATAGCTATGAGATAAGTACTTAATCCATGATAAAAATGCTGGCATATTTTGAATAAAGTATCCATTAGTTAGAACAAGTAATGTCATAATCAGCGATCCAGATGTAACAACCAACTTTGGATTATTTACCAGCATTGCACTAATAGCTTGTCCAATACTTTGTGATACCATAGCATACAAAAGAGAAACACTTAGTGTTTGAATGAAATTTGAAGCATTGGCTTTAAGTCCTCCCATCCAATAAGTAATGGTGATGAAAAGTGTTGGCATGAAAAGTTGAACTGGAAGATCAATAACATTACTTGCTATGAAGTATGATGAGAGTCTATACATGCATGAAGACCTTTCTTTTATTATCATTGCGCGATCTTCGGGAAATGTAAAGAGGGATTGAACCATAGGTATGAATCCACAGAATTGTGTATAGTAGAAAAGTAGTCCTACCTACAAAAATAGGAAAAACAATCAGGAAAAAGGTCTTGGATTCATTTTGCGAAAGTACTATAGCcgtatttggataaacaacttaattaagtgctcATGTAAGAAACTGTTtgcatataagctataagttggtTTCTTAAGCTATTAtggagagtttatggaaattacctgtttggattagcttattttttagcttaggCAAAACAGcttatactaaattaattaacatttaaccttatttatttgcataagctgttttgcataagctcaaaaataagttaatccaaacgacCCCTAATagttgaaaacagcttatgagcATGCcgtaagttgtttccataagttcTCCTAAATAGGCTTTATacgataagctcaaataagtcaatttaaaCCGACGTTATATCATCTAAAAGAGTTAAGTACCTTGTCTTTTATATGACCAGGTTTAGAATGCCACCAGAGAAGGCCTGCAGAGAATGATAAGGCGAAAACATGACAGATTTTGTGGACAGAAAATTgttcatgttttttttctttgaaaccCCTTCTTAGTAATATAGTAAACTGCTCCCACCAAGTTGTGCAATAATGATCAAATATCTCATATTTTGAACTGTCGTCATGAAATAAAACCATTGAATTTTGAAGTTCAGTTTTTACTTGGTATGCAAGGTTACTCTCAAAAGCAGATACTAATTCTTGTTTTGTAGTATCGGTATCTTCTTCCGAATTTCCAGAATATATACCATTTGCAAGATCAAGTAAGAAATCTGTAGGATTCATGGCGACCAATGGAGAGTAACCGATGCCAGAGaagtaatcaagaacataatcTCCCTTTCCAAAGTACATACCGTTACCATCGGATAACAGTAAAATCTTCTGAAACATATGAAAGAGTTTACTAGAAGGTTGATGTATGGTCATTACGACGGTTCTTCCACCTTTAGCTAGTTCACACAAATTCATCACAAGTTTTCTAGCTATGGTTGAATCAAGACCTGTAGTAGCTTCATCAACAAGTAATAGACTTGGATTAGTCAACAATTCTTGCCCTATACTAACTCTCTTCCTTTCTCCACCTGAAACACCTCTTAAAAGTGGACCTCCAATTATAGTATCCTTACAATGATTCAAATCAAGCTCATCTATAACTTCtttaacttttatcattttctcttgttttgaGAGACTACTCGGCAACCGAAGAAGCGCGGAAAAGACTAGTGTCTCATTTACTGATAAGTGAGGATAGAAGATGTCATGTTGAGCAACAAATCCTAAGTTTTGTTTCACTGATTTTGAGAGTGGTTTCCCATTGTAGGTTATGGTTCCTTTTGTTATATTACTATCATTTAACTTTCCTCCTAAAGCATTTATCAGAGTTGATTTACCACTACCTGAAGGGCCTAAAATTGCTAACAATTCACCTGGAAATACAATGCCACTGATCCCTTTCAAGATTAGTCTCTCTTCAGAATTTATctcttttttgaagaaaaagcCTTCCCTTTTGCTAGGTTTGGTTTTATGCACAATATCTTCAAACTGCAATAAGGATCAGTGAAGTACAATATTAACTGTTACCAGGTGCTATAAATTAACATGTTTCCTCTATTCAATAGTAGATTAATTATTAAACAGCATGGTTTGGTTTTGCAATATCACCAATTTAGTCTTTCAAATTGCAGGAGTTGGACAATTTGTTCTGGAAATtaatgaaatttcaaaataatcacAAAAATTGAAAGATTCACTTTCACGTCACCCGTATGGTTTTTTGGTAAACCAATGTATTTCTGGCACAATTGCGGAGGTTAATCCCTCAAGATGATTAAGATCTAGGgtaaattgtatttttggccCTCTAACTTTTACAAACTTGTCATTTTGCCCCcataactttcataatagcactATTGGCCCCCACTAATTTTGACAATGTCAACGCACACGTGGACAGTGACTCACATGTCACGTCAACATATGTAGCAAGACATGCTATTATAAAAGTTAGGGggcaaaaatgcaatttagcctaaGATCTATTTAAAAAGTTGATCTCTCCAAACATATGTTTATATACACATCGGCAGAGACCCAACCCAAAcatctaccacttgtgtcatGTCAGATGATGTTGGTAATCAAGTTAGTCTTTTTTATTAGTCCACTTATTTTTTTCCTCAACATGCACACAAACTTCAATTCATTGACAAAAATGTGTAAATAAAACATGAAACAACAAAAAGGGAAGAAAAAAGATTAGTACCTTGAGGGTAACAGGTGAGTTAAGTTTCATATAGATATTTGGTTTAGCTTCAACTGGCTGCATCATCTCCTGATGAAATGAAGTGTTCAATATCTCACTTGCCATTGAGTTACACTTACACGTTGCTACATACTTATGTCATGTACATTAACTTTAAGGACGCATGTCCCTTTTTCAATATCTATTTTGGTTACAttattaatctaaaaaaataataatcttgTCGTGTTCTTTGTTTGTCCATATCATTATTATACAAAAATTGAACAAGTCTCCAAGATTAAAACTTCTAATAATATTGGAAATTACTTTTATTATTACACAATATTGGAAATTACTTGGTAACTCAAATATCATTATAATCTTTgaatatttaaagaaatcatATATGGGAATGAGTCacgttcacttttttttttttgtcgtagTCACGTTCACTGTTTAGAAGGAAATAAGTAAGCTTCAACATACGGATGTAAAAACTGTCCTAAAAGGTGCTTATACTTCATAAtcaacttattattattattattatcatcctCCAACATCCATTTATTTGTTCCTTGTCCCAAAATACATTAttcttcattattttcattCATTGCCGTATTTACTAATAATGAAatattactaatttattttatttttgtttaatatttggtcctttatctttattttagattttaagttagtcccttattttttaaaagtttcaagttggttccTTATATTTTCTGTTGTTTAATTAGTTAGTCCCTCCCATTCAATTTACTAACAATGTTAGTTTTTGAAACGTGGCAAACGGAAACCACCAATAATCTTTTGACACGTGTCAAAATACAACGATGTTAGTAAAAAATTTGACGGGAGAGACTAACTAATTGAACGacagaaaagataagggaccaacttgaaacttttaaaagataagagattaacttaaaacctaaaataaagataaggacTAAATGTGTAATTAAGCTACTAATATACTGCATATTGTCTTTATATTACAATAAAAGTGTATTACATGGCCTTTTTTATTATGTGATTGAAgattaagaaggaaaaaaatagatatttattttattaaaatagagatatttttttattgaaaatcttAATTTGGTAAAAAAACAACCATTGGTGTTTTCTCCATGTTCTACTTGTGTTTTCCAAAACATTGAAATAGATTTGATGTAGTCACCTTTTTCGTGCAAGTCGTACAGTCACGACATAATGATTTAAATATGCGTTAGaatttttaaggtgaatttttcgTCCACTTAGATCTCACGAGATTTGAAGGATTAGCCTCTTCTATGCATAGAGAGATATATCCggtttataaaattataaaaaaaaaaaaaaaaaaaaaaaactcagtgTAGTCGACAAAACTACAATGTAGGTTGAAATATGTAAATTTTGCACAATGCCAAATTAATGGTGAAGATGATACAACAAAAAGTGAGTTTATTCActtcattattttttctttttattggatACAATGTCGGTTCTTTCTAATTGAACCGAAATTAACAACCATAATTTGGGACTGtggataaaaaaattcaaaacgaAAAAACAATTCAAGGAAACAAATGAATTCTAGTACTTTCTCCTGtcattattataaacaaaaaaaatcacattttaattAGGTTCATTGGTAAACGGAtatatctggtctatattatagactagatatattagtttttcaataaacctaaaaagtgattttttttacttataataatgaTCGAAGGGAGTATTAATCAATCAGTTAAAACTTAAACCAACTAACGAAGTTAATTGATTTAAGTCAAATAATGGTGAAATTAAATTTAGAAAGCCCTCTTCTACTTGGTTGCTTGctaatttaaatttgttttccTATAAAATAATAGGAGTAAAGACCCATTTTGATCCATATAATTTTCTGACGGTTAAATTCAAtatctaacaaaaataaattttaaattaatctttgacatttaaatatttCAGAGAAATTAGTCCTCTATTATAATGAACTAGAGACTAACTTGTCCTTCATCATAAAAATATCAgagattaatttaattttttttttattagtgatTGAATTGAACTGTCAAAAAATTGTGAGGACTAAATTGTAAGATCTTCactcaaaaaataattaataaacaaataaatttgaGTTAAAGTGTCCAATTGATGATGAACTATATAATTGTCATCAATAATCAGTATTTCCTCTTCATGAGCTTACGCTGTTCCTCTACCTCCAACAAGTTCATGATTACTGCTTCTGAAGCATCTTTTAACAACACCGACCAGTCTCTGTAAAACACATGCATTCAAATCAAAGTCACATAATAGAACTCAAATCCTCTCCCACACAATACCAgtgtaacatttttattttttgtgaaaaaaaaaattgctaccACATGCAATGATATATGTTTtcctaattaaaaataaaataaaattgttgcaCTGTGATATCGTGGGAGAGGATTCGAATACTTGAgagtagggttgggaataggccaggcggcctacaggggccttcggcctggcctatataagcctggcctggcctgattattaaaaatgccaggcttaggctttgaaaatggcctgtttacataaataggccaggcttaggcttctaaaaaggcctacgaagcctgataggccggcctgtttataataattattatttatataatattattatttatatcttataaaaaaaatattatttatataaatattattagcttttaattattgcgacttttcgtaatcgtatttgttatttgattagtttttaattattgtgttaatcatattattagctttttcttaatgttgtagaaattataaaaatttaaatgggaactttttaaggcctgtttatcctatttaaaaaaactatatagagaagttttaatgtaacacaggcttttaaacaggctacaaggccaggccagacttttaaaaggctcaggccaggccaaaaaaaatatcatttgataggccacaggccaggcttaggcctgaaaaaaaatcgtaggccaggctcaggcctgtcaaggcctggcctagcctggcctgttcccaaccctacttGAGAGGATGTACAAACCAACTATATAAcctacatttttttatggagaaaaaaaaaagtgtaatgaATGATTAAGATGACAAACCTATTTGAAGAATCAAAGGTTAATCCCACAGTGAATTTAGCTTCCTCTAATGCAGCACTAAACCTTTGAAGCTCTTTAACAGGACAAGTACCATTGTCCTTAACAACGAGCTCAGAAGGTTTAACATCATAAAAAATTGGGATAACCCTTTTTTTGGACTCCATAAAAAGAGCAAGTTCATGAAGACAAAAATAAGAGTCACAATAAGTTGGTGAAAAAACAGCAACACCAACTTTGCAACCAAGAATTCCTCTATCAATATGATCAAATAACCTATCCCCAGGTTTCATATTCTTACTATCCAAAAATGATTTCACTCCCATTTTCGTCAAACGATCGTACAACAACCCCGCGAAGTTTCTCTTTGTATCGACTCCTCGGTGATTTATGAACACGTCGCATGATGGTCGACGGGCTATTTTACGGTACAAGGTGGCTGGCAAACGTTGCATGGCTCCTTCAACAAGTTTTacacaaagttttttttatatgttttatttattttctaatgtCTCTCTCTCAATTAATTTGTCTCTATATATGTGTAAATGTAATAGGTGAGGGGACATAAAATGTTTGAGCGtgtata
This portion of the Trifolium pratense cultivar HEN17-A07 linkage group LG3, ARS_RC_1.1, whole genome shotgun sequence genome encodes:
- the LOC123914671 gene encoding TIR-only protein-like, yielding KLVEGAMQRLPATLYRKIARRPSCDVFINHRGVDTKRNFAGLLYDRLTKMGVKSFLDSKNMKPGDRLFDHIDRGILGCKVGVAVFSPTYCDSYFCLHELALFMESKKRVIPIFYDVKPSELVVKDNGTCPVKELQRFSAALEEAKFTVGLTFDSSNRDWSVLLKDASEAVIMNLLEVEEQRKLMKRKY